One Rosa chinensis cultivar Old Blush chromosome 3, RchiOBHm-V2, whole genome shotgun sequence DNA window includes the following coding sequences:
- the LOC112192606 gene encoding WRKY transcription factor 44: MDIKEAERVVIAKPVASRPTCSSFKSFTELLTGAIDASPSNVSSETAVPAIRPKTVRFKPTATHPVVGLVSPPAETPGAALSNSAEKVSKSDNKSTVVYKPLAKVVSRATVTALANLGNFNTSQQQPQSSVGVGVVLHPNREKCFKTQLISNLYQKSPSCAETCQSTEPVKIVPQNMEEDAKNIPAAANSDRPSYDGYNWRKYGQKQVKGSDYPRSYYKCTHPNCPVKKKVERSLDGQIAEIVYKGEHNHSKPQPPKRSSSGTQGSGFASDATGQDNNTRLWNSHLNEKNEGSEGRVEDQNEVGVPLHSYQSKSIVHYDPLATGALNAGGATPDNSCGVSGECEEASKGVEAEDYEPRSKRRKSENQSNEVGISGEVMQEPRVVVQSSADSEITGDGFRWRKYGQKVVKGNPYPRSYYRCTSVKCSVRKHVERVSEDPKAFITTYEGKHNHDMPLRTANPGASSEKDTQPPPTSKEKP, encoded by the exons ATGGACATTAAGGAGGCAGAGCGGGTAGTGATAGCTAAACCTGTTGCTTCAAGGCCTACTTGTTCCAGCTTTAAGTCATTCACGGAGCTTCTCACAGGTGCTATCGATGCATCACCCTCTAATGTATCTTCTGAAACTGCTGTTCCTGCCATCAGACCAAAGACTGTAAGGTTCAAGCCAACAGCGACTCATCCGGTTGTTGGATTGGTTTCTCCCCCG GCAGAGACCCCTGGTGCTGCACTTAGTAATTCGGCAGAGAAGGTTTCAAAATCAGATAATAAATCAACTGTGGTATATAAACCATTGGCAAAAGTTGTATCCAGGGCGACTGTTACTGCCTTGGCTAATCTG GGAAACTTCAATACTAGCCAGCAACAACCACAATCATCAGTTGGGGTTGGAGTGGTTCTACATCCAAACCGTGAAAAATGCTTTAAAACCCAACTTATCTCCAACCTCTACCAGAAAAGTCCATCATGTGCTGAGACATGCCAGAGTACAGAACCAGTAAAGATAGTACCACAAAATATGGAAGAGGATGCAAAAAATATACCAGCTGCAGCCAATAGTGATAGGCCTTCTTATGATGGATATAATTGGAGAAAATATGGACAAAAGCAAGTCAAAGGAAGTGACTATCCGCGAAGTTATTACAAGTGCACACATCCAAATTGTCCTGTGAAAAAGAAGGTTGAGAGATCTTTGGATGGGCAGATTGCTGAGATTGTATACAAGGGAGAACACAACCACTCAAAGCCTCAGCCTCCAAAGCGCAGCTCCTCTGGGACGCAAGGGTCAGGATTTGCATCTGATGCAACTGGTCAAGATAACAACACCCGGTTATGGAATAGTCATCTTAATGAAAAGAATGAAGGTTCTGAAGGTAGAGTAGAGGATCAGAATGAAGTTGGAGTACCTTTGCATTCTTATCAAAGCAAATCCATAGTACATTATGATCCACTTGCAACTGGAGCATTAAATGCTGGAGGTGCAACTCCTGATAATTCTTGTGGAGTCAGCGGAGAATGCGAGGAAGCAAGCAAGGGAGTTGAAGCAGAGGATTATGAGCCTAGAAGTAAGAGAAG AAAAAGTGagaatcaatcaaatgaagtaGGCATATCGGGGGAAGTCATGCAAGAACCTCGGGTTGTGGTGCAGAGTTCTGCAGATTCTGAGATTACAGGTGATGGCTTCCGCTGGAGGAAATATGGGCAGAAGGTTGTAAAGGGGAATCCATATCCCAG AAGTTACTACAGATGCACCAGTGTCAAATGCAGTGTGCGTAAGCATGTGGAAAGAGTCTCAGAGGATCCGAAAGCCTTTATCACAACATACGAGGGAAAGCACAACCATGACATGCCGCTGAGGACCGCAAACCCAGGAGCATCATCAGAAAAGGATACACAGCCCCCCCCTACAAGTAAAGAAAAGCCATGA